A single region of the Neomonachus schauinslandi chromosome 3, ASM220157v2, whole genome shotgun sequence genome encodes:
- the ANO7 gene encoding LOW QUALITY PROTEIN: anoctamin-7 (The sequence of the model RefSeq protein was modified relative to this genomic sequence to represent the inferred CDS: inserted 4 bases in 3 codons; substituted 3 bases at 3 genomic stop codons), with the protein MLRRQAREEDSTILIDMSLGSESGDSYRSTANTSELNGHQEAGRRVGSPSKPQIADFVLVWEEDLRLGRQQDSATRDKTDTHAAWRETFLDNLCATGLHVDQWEASDDPFQELPNQASTWSAGLLAWLGIPNILQEDVPDVRPEYXSCQFKVSNPSSFLGSDNQDTFFPSTKRHQILFAILAKTPYGHEKKGLFGINQLLAESVFSAAFPLHDGPFRTPPEGPQAAGLTPRQVRFQHWXWCKXSKYQPLDHVRRYFGEKVALYFAWLRFYTGWLLPAAAVGALVFLVGCFMVFSDIPTKKLSNSEDNFEMCLLCLDCPFWPLSSACTLARAGRLLDHGGTVFFRMLMALQAVLLLEFWKHXAYGWSCSSYQVMEERPRPQFAASAPVTALNPITGEDEPYFPERGRLRQVLAGSMVVMMMVAVVVMCLVSIILYRAIMAILTSRSDNTLLAAWASRIASFTGSVVNLVFILILSKIYVALAHILTRWEMHRTQTKFEDAFPLKVFIFQFVNFYSSPIYIAFFKGRFVGYPGNYHTLFGVRNEECAVGDHLVELAQELLLIMVGKHIINNVQEILVPKLQGWWQKFRLRSKKRKAGPSEEAGQGPWEADYELLPCEGLFEEHLEMMLQIAFVTIFVXPLFALLSNWVEVRLDARKFVCPLRRPVAERAQDSGIWAHMLAGIAHRAVVSHAFLPRANYRGTRARDLQGFVNFTLARAPPTFASAHSRTCRYQAFREDDEHNSPTYWNLLAIRLAFIIVFEHVTFSIGQVLDLLVPGIPESVEAKVKWEYXLAKQALRRRCWLAAPKPS; encoded by the exons ATGCTGCGGAGGCAGGCCCGGGAGGAGGACAGTACCATCCTGATCGACATGTCCCTTGGCTCCGAGAGTGGCGACTCATACCGGAGCACAGCCAACACCTCAGAG ctGAATGGACACCAGGAGGCCGGCCGCAGGGTGGGGAGCCCTTCCAAGCCCCAAATAG CTG ACTTTGTCCTCGTTTGGGAGGAAGACCTGAGGCTGGGTCGGCAGCAGGACAGCGCCACCCGGGACAAGACAGACACACACGCGGCCTGGAGGGAGACCTTTCTGGATAACCTCTGTGCAACTGGGCTGCATGTGGACCAG TGGGAGGCGAGTGACGATCCTTTCCAGGAGCTGCCCAACCAGGCCTCCACCTGGTCGGCGGGCCTGCTGGCGTGGCTGGGTATCCCCAACATCCTGCAGGAGGACGTGCCTGATGTGCGCCCCGAGTATTAGTCCTGCCAATTCAAAGTGAGCAACCCGTCCAG CTTCCTCGGGAGTGACAACCAGGACACCTTCTTCCCCAGCACCAAGAGGCACCAAATT CTGTTTGCCATCCTGGCCAAGACCCCATATGGCCACGAGAAGAAGGGCCTGTTCGGGATCAACCAGCTGTTGGCGGAGAGCGTCTTCAGCGCGGCCTTCCCCCTGCAC GACGGCCCATTTAGGACGCCCCCAGAGGGCCCACAGGCCGCGGGCCTCACCCCGAGGCAGGTCCGATTCCAGCACT GCTGGTGCAAGTGAAGCAAGTACCAGCCTCTGGACCACGTGCGCAGGTACTTCGGGGAGAAGGTGGCCCTCTACTTCGCCTGGCTCA GGTTCTACACAGGCTGGCTCCTGCCGGCAGCGGCGGTGGGCGCTCTGGTGTTCCTGGTGGGCTGCTTCATGGTGTTCTCAGACATACCCAC GAAGAAGTTGTCCAATAGCGAGGACAACTTTGAGATGTGCCTGCTCTGCCTGGACTGCCCCTTCTGGCCGCTCTCCAGCGCCTGCACCCTGG cgcGGGCTGGCCGGCTCTTGGACCACGGAGGCACCGTCTTCTTCCGCATGCTCATGGCTCTGCAGGCCGTGCTGCTCCTGGAGTTCTGGAAGC AGGCCTACGGGTGGAGCTGCTCCAGCTACCAAGTCATGGAG GAGAGGCCTCGGCCCCAGTTTGCCGCCTCGGCCCCCGTGACAGCCCTGAACCCCATCACTGGTGAGGACGAGCCCTACTTCCCAGAGAGGGGCCGCTTGCGCCAAGTGCTGGCGGGCTCCATGGTGGTCATGATGATG GTGGCCGTGGTCGTCATGTGCCTTGTGTCCATCATCCTGTACCGGGCCATCATGGCCATCCTCACGTCCAGGTCGGACAACACCCTCCTCGCAGCCTGG GCCTCACGCATCGCCAGCTTCACAGGGTCGGTGGTGAACCTGGTCTTCATCCTCATCCTCTCCAAGATCTACGTGGCCCTGGCTCACATCCTGACAAGATGGG AAATGCACCGCACCCAGACCAAGTTTGAGGATGCCTTCCCCCTCAAGGTGTTCATCTTCCAGTTTGTCAACTTCTACTCCTCGCCCATCTACATCGCCTTCTTCAAGGGCAG GTTTGTGGGATACCCGGGCAACTATCACACCTTGTTTGGGGTCCGCAATGAGGA GTGTGCAGTTGGAGACCACCTTGTTGAGCTGGCGCAGGAGCTCCTGCTCATCATGGTGGGCAAACACATCATCAACAATGTGCAGGAGATCCTCGTCCC GAAGCTACAGGGCTGGTGGCAGAAGTTTCGGCTGCGCTCCAAGAAGAGGAAGGCGGGACCTTCGGAGGAAGCTGGCCAGGGGCCCTGGGAGGCCGACTACGAGCTTCTGCCCTGTGAGGGCCTGTTCGAAGAGCACCTGGAAATGA TGCTGCAGATCGCCTTCGTCACCATCTTCGT GCCGCTCTTCGCGCTGCTCAGCAACTGGGTGGAGGTCCGCCTGGACGCGCGCAAGTTCGTCTGCCCGCTCCGGCGCCCGGTGGCCGAGCGCGCGCAGGACAGCGGCATCTGGGCCCACATGCTGGCCGGCATCGCGCACCGGGCGGTCGTCAGCCAC GCCTTCCTGCCGCGTGCCAACTACCGGGGGACCCGCGCCCGCGACCTCCAGGGCTTTGTCAACTTCACGCTGGCGCGCGCCCCGCCCACCTTCGCGTCCGCGCACAGCCGCACGTGCAg GTACCAGGCTTTCAGGGAAGATGATGAGCACAATTCCCCGACCTACTGGAATCTTCTGGCCATCCGCCTGGCCTTCATTATTGTGTTTGAG CACGTGACGTTCTCCATTGGCCAGGTCCTCGACCTCCTGGTGCCCGGCATTCCTGAGTCTGTGGAGGCCAAAGTGAAGTGGGAGTACTAGCTGGCCAAGCAGGCACTGAGAAGGAG